The genomic segment GGTGTGTGAAAGCTCCGTGTTGCTCCACTAACCTACTTACCATAATCTCTCTCCTCATTTCATAACTGCGCCCGCGTTACATGATACGCTCGTCTTGGTACCCACGTCGGCCAATCAATTATTCAGTCAGCGTTATTAATGTTTGGGCTTTGTGCGCCGGCGGCCTTTGCTCCTATCGACATCTGCGCAGGACAATTCATCGCGATAAATGCGTTCTTCTAACTCTTGAAAATGTGTTATGGAAAaacacatgcacgcgcacgcgcacgcacacgcacacacacacacacacacacacacacacacacacacacacacacacacacactgtcagTGTACCCAATGAAAGAAAGCAACTCGTTGACTCACGTAATTCCCTCAAATGAGATTAGCGTTTGTTAATCCGGTGATATAATGAACTTCCTCCAGTGTTGCATGTATCCAAAAAGAAATCAGGAGGAGGCACCTCTTGAAACGCAACTGACCCAAttttgaaggtttttttttgctttgacttgcgaGCAACAAATTGAGATGCTACGTGCTAGCAGTGAGCTCACTTCACATCACGTCACAACAAGATGCAGTTTAGTTGATAGTAAACAATTCTTTTAGAGCCCTGAATTCAAGACAAACTTATTGTAACAATTATAATTTTAATGTACTGTTGGCATCCATATCCGTttcgtttttgtttatttattttttttaattactcaTTGTACTGCAGCTATAGATATTTATAGTTTTGcaatgtgtgtatttttacaGTATGGGCCTAACAGCTGCAAACCTCATTTTGTAGCCCTCTATTAGTTCTGCTACGGCAATAAAGTTACATAAAGTTGCATTGTTTAAATGGTGGCAAACGTACACTGCACTTAAGCATTAGtgttagaagaaaaaaaaaaaaaaaaggagactgTGGTCCAAGGGCGAAAAATGTACCAAAGTGCAGTCggtataaataatttatttcccTCCAGGAGGTTTCTCgtggaatttcttttttttttttttttttttttttttttttttaaataggagCGAAAGATAAGTTTGCTTTCCATCATGAAGCCTTTCTTTTAGATGCTGTATTCGCACGCGCCGTGTAGTAGTTCCCACGCTGCGTGGCCGTCGGCTTGAACTGACTGACACACTGCCACACTTTCTCACGCACGCGTGAGAGGGAGCGAAGAGAAGCTCCGgaggcgcgcgcgcgcgccagCCACCCgccctgcctgcgtgcgtgcgtacgtgcgCGCGCCTGTGGCGACAACGGGCCACGCACGCGGCGGGCGGGCACGCTcgctggctgactggctgccTGGCCGGGTGACGATCATGTGTAGTCCACGCGTCGTTTAAAGTAGGTTAGCGCCAGCCGCAGAGCAGGAAGGAAGAAGCTGCGAGACCGACCAACGCAAGAGTTCACCGCAACGACCCAACCGCAAAGGCAAACCGCGTAGAAAGTGGGCGAACTTTTACATACCGCAAAGTATCCTATCGTGGACgcgctttcttttcttttttttcccccattggCGAAAAGGCTCCACGAGCCGTATGAGGAGTTGCTGTTTTTACAGTTCGGAGCAAGTTCAGTTTTCACcccggcttttttttttcttttctccaccTCACAACCAAGGAGGAATTTCATGACTCGTATAGAATAAATCGACGACATGAGAGGTAAGTTTGCCGTTACAACAAAGTTTGGAATTCctgcaaaaataataagaGGCTGAAATGCGCACTTTTTTGGAAAGCATTTAAACGCACCTTGAAAAATACCaaaaatagagaaaaaaatggatattgttattttatgtcaAATATACGTTGCAATTTTGCATCTTTGCACAAAATGGAGTTAGTTTGTAAGGTGGCCGGTCTTATTTTCCGAGTGCGTACGTTGCCTCTCTGGTGACTTTACTGCGGTTATGTaagagcgagagagggaaTGGCGAAGGGAGGGTGCGAGCTGGTTGATTCAAACCTCCACGAAAGACACTTTGCGCGcctattttgtttaatttcaccattttttatttacttttaacaTCAGCTCCGAGCTTGACCGAGTTCATTTTCTGACACTAAATATCATCAATGTGTGTCCCACTTGACCACTAGAATTATATATACTAAAGAAAAATGGGTTTACAGTACTGTAAAATATTGCAcaagtgtttctttttgtcGGTCAAGTGTGTTCTTGTTTTCATCGGTATGGTGAACAATGTGTTACGTAGAGGTGGAGGATAGGAGGTGTTCCACTGACCTAGTTCTGTCATTGAGGATTactgttcgtgtgtgtgtgtgtttgttgaaaTTACTTTCCAATCAAGAAGGATGCTCATCTTTTATTGTGTGCACTCAATATCTATTTGTAAGCATATCTGCACTAGCATGAGCTGACGTAAAAGGAAATTGAActttctgattaaaaaaaatcaatgtattTTTCCACCTCCACCAGTCGCGATTTTTTTCCTGAGCTATTTGATGGAAAAAGTCatcaatttgcattttttgttaacTTTtagtcatgaaataaaattccacaagatggtgccaaagctGTGGTGAAAAGGAAAGTAGTAATTAATGCGAAGGATGTGATTAATTGGCCCTCCCTGATAATCGCCacgacttttgttttttccgtGGTAAGCCTAAGTAGTGTTCCTTTCCTGTATATCGCAAGACGTAAGTGTCCGAAGGTGTCCCTGCTGTTGTTATGATGTCAGCGCTGTGGCAAAGCCGGATATGGGCACAGCAAGCCCACATTTAAACACGAGGCACATCAGGCTCGAGTTAAGCTCGGTTTCCTCTGTCAGCTTGGGTTACTCGTATCAACCCAAGGGAACGATCGAGACCCGCGACTGCGTTTAGTTGGATCGGATAAGAAATTTCGGTTGGCGTTGAGCATAGACGAGTAATCCTAATTTGAATCGGTATCAAATCCTATGAATTATAATTGGTCATATTTCAAAAccaattttatattattttaatcttttgaGGAATAAAAAGGCTGCCTCatattaaatgaaaacaagggctatttttttcccctctgacTGCCGCGCTACGATGAAACCAGTCAGCCGTGTTGAGTTCACGAGGATCAAAAGGCCCCCCGGGGGTGCCGCAAAGGTCGCACAGTGCTCTCCAAGAACGCCTCCCTGCCGCTATCCGCGCAACCTTGCGGGAGTTCACTGCGAAACTCGGTATGTGTCAAGGTGCCCTCTCCCCTCGCTGTCGACCGCACGCTAAGATTCCGTTCCACAATTATCTAGACACCATTCGTGTTTACAAGAGCTccgtaaataaatattttgcttaGACGTTTATTTGGGGGTATCTTGAAGAAAAGtagtcaaactcaaggccactccaatattttcatttgtgcgAAAAAATCACAACTGAATTCCTCAGTGTGCTCCAAAGCTAACAAATAGCGATGGTCTGATACCTGGAAGCAAAATGATTATTATGGGAAATTATCCAATTTCACTTAATTGGCCTGAAAATGATTCCTCTCATCTTTGCGCGTCTATTTTCAATCCCTGTAATAAATTCCGACGCGTGTCATCTTTGCGCTCAGCTAAACAACACCAGCTGTCACGCTGAGACTGAGTTTCTGAGTAAATTGAGACGAgatcttttattattatttcactgtatgtacttttcataGTCTTGAGGTTTCTTCCAATGTCAAATATGCGTCTTGGCTCAAAGATTGGGAAACACTGACATAATGTGACGATGGAACGAACCTCGTTCCCGTTTTCCTATTTGGAAATATGGTGAACTGAATAAATGCTAGCGTTTGACGCTAAAGCTACATCCGCGTGAGATAATGACCTACATCGGATCGGTATGTCGATTATTCCCAACCCTTATTTTGACACAAAGCACCTGTTTAAAATTAGAAAATgtcaccagaaaaaaaaaaaatgactcagTGCTTATGTGCCGCCATTGTTACCGTAATGAATGTCAGCAGGTGGCTGCACAGGTTAATAACGTTTAATTATGataattacattacatttgcAGAGTTATAGCGGTACAACAATGAGGTCATGATTTAGCCGCAACTAATTAGAGATAATTTACTTTTTAAGTGTTTATCCAACTGCTCGCCTTTCAttgtatacaaaaaaaaaggctgaccTCCAAATCTTAAAAAGTCCTTTTTCGGATGTGTGTTGATGGAAAGATGCCTTATGGGCATTTTGTGACCGCCAGCATTGCGTTGTGTCTGCATTATGCTTTAAACTGTTCTCTCCCAGTCGGCTGGAAACATTCCGCACCGCAAGTGTAAGTCGATCTGGTGTGGCTTGCAAATGATGAATTGCCCTGCGGCCATCTTGCGATTCCTGTCAGTCCAGAAAACATGGCCGTAAATGTCAGAAATGCCCCCGCGGCGTCCGGCTGCACTCGAGGCATGTCACAGGGCTCTGTCACGGGCCCCTTTGCACTTGTCACCTCACACTCGCAGTAATCACTTAAACAtgcagtttatttatttaacggGTGTCGggtcatattttgttttcaaggtAGGTCAGAGAGGTTAAAATGCCGAGTCGCTTCTTAGAAAGACGGTCTCAGTCATTGGAAGAACTGTCTGgcaaaacatatttgaaaCGTCTGCCTTTACTTGATATgtaatagaaataaaagcgTTATTTTCCAAAAGTAGGTTAAGTACAGTATTTCAGGTAAGGAGCGAGTAAACAGAACCTTGGACTGTTTGATTAGCTCGGATGAGAGAGCAAAGTCCGCTCTGACAAGCCTTTACAACACTTTTCCCTTCTAAAGTCCTGAGCGAAAAACTGGCACAGACGTGACTAAAACGatcacatttttataaataacataaatggttaaaatccaaatttgtGAGTTGATGTTCGCTCAGAAATGAGGCAAGCGTTGAGCTAAGTGCTCAAGTCGCATTTGCTTTTGCGCAATCCTGCTAAACCGCCTTGGCGGAGGTAACGAGTTTAATTCGTGTCACACCACTGCTATAAATTGCCTCCCCTCTTATCTCATTCATGCTAATAAGTCTTTAGCTTTTGTTGCTCACATGTCGTTACTACACAGACGTTTATTTGCCAGCGGGATCCGTCTACCGTCGGTTGCAACCGGAGCAAAAAATAGATGTATGGGCACAGCTGAAATTTCACTCTCGATACTTGACATGCTGCAACAAGTCGGGAGCCGCCATTGGCTACAGCTGTTCTTACTCGACTGTCCTTTGACGTTTTGAATAAAGCCAGATGTCGGGCGAGTTTCGAAACAACCACCGACTCGCCGTTTGAAATCTGTCAGCAGTGATATGTTTTGTAAAAGTTTAGGCCCTAGTCAGCCTTAAAATGGGGGGGGGCTCCTGCTGCATGAATGGGAAAGTGTGTCAGTGGAACagctcaggcccggcaggccCGACTTTGCCGCTCAGCTGACTGGCAGGTGAGGCGGCGAGTCAAAAAGCACAATGAGAGCGGAGGCGGGCGAAGGAGGAACGTCATTTGGTTGTCGGGGCAACCACCTTTCAATGCGTGCATTTGTGGAATGCGGCCAGACTGCGGTTATATAACAGGCTGCCGGGAGGGGCGGCGGAGGAGCAATAGAAGGAGCAgcaattcccccccccccccctcccaaactgacatttatttatttatttatttttatgcattCATATCTTTACACTGCTGGCCATAAAACCAGATATGTCACCATTGTACAGGAAGTGTGgatgaaaaataacaaagtcatttattatttcaatgatagctctcatttttttcttttcaagtgcGTGACGCAGATCTCATCTCTTCCCCAACTCAATTCTGAGTATTTTATCAAAGAGcctttagaaagaaaaaaaaataaatgtgaaaaagctgatttctttatttattttttgcccaAAAGGAAAATGTGAGCAGTCAACACAATAGCTGCTTAGTTTGACCAAATTCTCAAAAGTTGTTTTGCTCGATGAGCATTTTGGTCTTCCTAGAGGAGAAGCAAGAGAAGGAGGGACGGAGAGGCGCGAGCCATGAAACTTTATAACCTCGAGCCTCGGCTAATGCAATTGACCTGCTATTCTGGGCTTGAGGAGGCCCAGCTACTTAGATAAACAACATAATGAAAAGAACATGCTGTTCCTTGCTAAGAAGGCTCAAGCTTCCACAATGAACTGGAGGTGCATAATGTATACGCCGGCTCCCGTGTCAATCACGGAAGGTGCTGGGTTCGCCGTCGTTGTCGTTTTGCACTACCTTTCCACTCGTGTGACGTTTTTGACTACCTGTAACATGCTTGACACTATTTAATTAGCGTTGCCTAAATATTGAGTTTTGACAGGTAGCTTATGTAAATGTGTACTTTAAATAAGGACTAGCTAAAAATGCTAATGTGTACTTTAAATAAGAACTAGCTAAAAATGCTAGTGTTTACGTTAAATGTGGACGAGATAAAAAGCAAATTCTCTTCCTCAAAAAAGGCGCAGCATTTCCCTCTTTCACTGGTCAGTGTACATTCCATTCCATTCGAGTTGTATTGTGTGGCTGTGACAATCGttccaaaaaaagaatcttgTGGTACCTTGAGAAAAGATTTGAAGTTGTGTCGTGACCATGCTCGTAAAGCCGTCATTTTTATCTTAAATCATCTTTCACCATTGGAATGAATTTCTGATGTACGTAACTTGTCCACCGGGGGCGGTGTAACGATGCAGACAAACACGTTTTtccacagaggataaagaaaatatatgtCTGTAGAATTTTTAGTCAtccatttctttctctctctagCTCAAATCGAAGTGATACCCTGTAAAATCTGCGGGGACAAATCCTCAGGGATCCATTATGGTGTCATCACCTGTGAAGGTTGCAAGGTGAGTCCTCGCTTGCGTCATTGTCATTAAGATTATTACACCTGAAATGCTGccaagtatttttttgtagCCACCGCCCAACTGAAATCGGATTGTgaacgtttatttttttttgttcagggtTTCTTCCGACGCAGCCAGCAGAACAATGCCATGTACTCATGCTCCCGACAGAGAAACTGCCTAATCGATCGGACCAATCGCAACCGCTGTCAACACTGCCGGCTGCAGAAGTGTCTCGCTCTGGGCATGAGCCGTGACGGTGAGGACGGTCACGCACTCATTGTTCAAAAGCCGGCTTCCAATAAGATCACGAAGAACTGGTGCGCGACTGAGAGCTTGTTTTTAATTCGCCCGCCATGAGGAATGTGTGAAAACAATCACAGCTATTGTGTTGAGTAGATACAATCCGACTTATTTATATCGCGTGCACTGGCGGaactaggattttttttttcttggggtgGCCACGGGGTGGCCAAGAATATTTCAGAAgattagcaaaacaaaaatatatgttttttttataaacccCAATATTCTCAGAAAATGCCAATGAAACATTTATTAAATGTTCCCTACGACAAACCTTTATCTGGTTGGTTCTTCCGATCAGCAGATTCAACACCGAGCAAGCTTGAGGAAAACAAACCTACAGACACGCTAAATATAAACTTAGCATGCAAAACAAGTTATcaaccattgttttttttcttggattgTGTCGTGAGCCAAAATTAGAGCTTTACGCAAGCTTGACTTATGCCACCCCtcgaagaaagaaaatggagcAATTACAGTCTTATTTAGCCGTCGCATGTGGACAACACACAGTCTAACTCACAAAGAGCTGCGACCATTGTCGTCCAAACAATAACCCGGCAACTCCAACTTCTTACGTCATTCACTAGGACTAGGCACGCATACAAATACGACAGTAGCTCCAATAATTAGCACACTTTATAAAactcatttgacattttgcaaCAATACATGAGCTATTTTTGTCAATTCATGTCTACGACAGCCGTTTTATTTTAGCCACTAAACATCATTTGTGCTTGTCACAGCGGTGAAATTTGGCCGCATGTCCAAGAAGCAGCGCGACAGCCTGTACGCGGAGGTCAAGAAGCACCAGCAGGCGCAAGAATGCGCCGGCGCGGCCGCCCGGGAAGAGAACGGCGACCGCGCCTACAGAAGAGTGTCCAGCACCACCCTGGGCGATCTGGACGACTTCAGCATGCTGCCCGACGGGCTGCTCTTCGACCTGCCGCTGACCCCTGAGGACGGGGGCGGCGGCGACTACGGCAGCTTGGACATGCTGGCCGGTAGCGCCGGCAGCAGCTCGTCTTCTCAAAGCTCACCGGAACAGACCGGCTTGGACTTTACGGAGGGCAATCACGGCATCAAACACGAGTATCAGCTGTTGCACGACTCTGGGCTCTTCTCGCACGCCATCCACAACCCGCTGCCCGAAGGATGCTCCCTGCTTGAACTCGGTGAGCGCTACTTTTCTAATGCATGCGGAAAATCAATCTGGAGCATGACGGTAATCTTATCGCTAATATCGCTAATCCTTTCAGAGCACATAACTCAGTGCGTGGTGAAGTCCCATATCGAGACGAGCCAATACAGTACGGAGGAGCTGAAAAGAATGGCGTGGTCCACGTACAGCGTGGAAGAGACCCGAATGTACCAATCGAAAGTAGGTTGATGAATTCATTAACGTTTCAAattgacgtctatagccgtcagTAGTAGCGAACGTGTTttcttgatgtttttttttctttttctgtcagTCGGCTGAAGTGATGTGGCAACAGTGTGCCGTTCACATCACCAACGCCATTCAGTACGTGGTGGAGTTTGCCAAGCGCATCTCTGGCTTCATGGACCTCTGTCAGAATGATCAGATTATCCTCCTCAAAGCAGGTCAGTAAGACTTGAAAAATTGCACGTTGGGTTTCAGCTGGGAGCTGTTGTCGCCAGGAAGTAGGCCTCTGGGCAATATGGCTCCCCTGCCGTGCGTGTTTATTGCTTGGTTGTAATAGCTGTGCTTATTGTCACATGAAAAGTGCACACGCGGTAGAATGGCCTCAAGGGGCCGCCGACTTGACAGAGCTCGAGAATCACAAGCATGCAGCGTGACTTGAGAAGCGCCCCCCATCTGTGCTCCGGCTGAAGAATGGCGGCCGTTGTTTGGACCGCGTGGCGTCACGCTCTGGAGAATCTGTCGATTGGACATTGTGTTTCAGTGGATATCACGGCTCATCGTTTTAGACTCGGctagattttttatttatttttttttagttgataTTTTTTCACAATCGGACTAATTGGACCTTCTCGCTCATATCAGCGTATCAAAGGAATGTGTGACATCATCTCTTTGGCAAACCAGATTCACCAGTGACGGCTTTGCTGAGGTTCAAAATGAAACTTAGTTACGCAACTATTAACCTTGTCATGAGTTTTCGAAGCAGTGTGCAATGCCACAATATGGTCCGattattttgcttatttttatttataatgtgattttatttctcCTCTGTCCCCATCCAGGCTGCATGGATGTCCTTCTGATCCGAATGTGCCGGGCCTACAACCCCATCAACAACACCTTCCTCTTTAACGGGAGGTTCGCCCCCGCTCACTTCTTCAAAGCGCTCGGTGAGTGCTTCCATCTTCTCACGCTTCTTCCTCATCCTTGACGTATCCATGACGACGTTTTATTTCCGCTTCCTCCAGGCTGCGACGACCTGGTGGCGGCCGTGTTCGACTTGGCCAAAAGCCTGAGTCGCATCCAGATGTCTGAAGAGGAGATGGCCCTCTTCACCGCCGCTGTGCTGCTCTCACCAGGTGAGCGAAATACCATTTGAGACGATCGCTTAATTGGAGCCGCTTGATTAaaatctaatttttttttccgtcttaGACCGACCCTGGCTGACGGATGTGCAACAGATCCAGAAGCTTCAGGAGAAGGTCTACGTAGCCCTCCAGCGCTGCTTACAAAAAGGCGGCGCATCCGAAGAGAAGCTCACCAAGGTACGTCTGCTGTTTGCCACCTCCCACCCGAATATTTTCCCACcgacttcctcctcctccagatgGTGTCCAAACTTCCCGTCATGAGGTCCATTTGCATGCTCCACATCGACA from the Syngnathus acus chromosome 4, fSynAcu1.2, whole genome shotgun sequence genome contains:
- the rorca gene encoding RAR-related orphan receptor C a → MRAQIEVIPCKICGDKSSGIHYGVITCEGCKGFFRRSQQNNAMYSCSRQRNCLIDRTNRNRCQHCRLQKCLALGMSRDAVKFGRMSKKQRDSLYAEVKKHQQAQECAGAAAREENGDRAYRRVSSTTLGDLDDFSMLPDGLLFDLPLTPEDGGGGDYGSLDMLAGSAGSSSSSQSSPEQTGLDFTEGNHGIKHEYQLLHDSGLFSHAIHNPLPEGCSLLELEHITQCVVKSHIETSQYSTEELKRMAWSTYSVEETRMYQSKSAEVMWQQCAVHITNAIQYVVEFAKRISGFMDLCQNDQIILLKAGCMDVLLIRMCRAYNPINNTFLFNGRFAPAHFFKALGCDDLVAAVFDLAKSLSRIQMSEEEMALFTAAVLLSPDRPWLTDVQQIQKLQEKVYVALQRCLQKGGASEEKLTKMVSKLPVMRSICMLHIDKLEFFRLVHPETAYTFPPLYREVFGSELTFPDSTEC